A stretch of the Lineus longissimus chromosome 10, tnLinLong1.2, whole genome shotgun sequence genome encodes the following:
- the LOC135494861 gene encoding uncharacterized protein LOC135494861, with protein sequence MSCDTPYFYEEHVELPLKCPQDATGFALDIGSSLVKLAYVTENTGDVSTVRCLTFEGQDLDAALAFIKENVIPKVAVANHKFAQGCGLGAVLNRDKIKKAIGSRLHETSEHACVSKGFHFAVTKMNPDKVMKQITELHLHKVVRSTKAVPVGVPARGGRWTYHAELEASMDGESEAGEVKPHVDITHPVTAGVPAGGAHWINPEAGGGYDMTNGDQDQMQWPCLICNLGSQFIYTLVDADGIGTIVHRSERGGLYFHSLGRLLTKASSFKELKAIAATGRISKASRCLEDLPDECHSHFDLQAVEEIQKLVNCAILTDPFSKVVTDGVTDVSKEDMARTLHATLCNEVLSFTNILSQLHGVSTLYFTGNFIRDNKELKHHIQMAPVMDKVLQNPMTPKAVFMRHCGYLGAIGALILGVEKVQHGW encoded by the exons GTTCATCACTTGTTAAACTAGCCTACGTAACCGAAAATACCGGTGATGTG TCTACTGTCCGATGTCTGACGTTCGAAGGCCAGGATCTCGATGCCGCTCTTGCATTCATCAAAGAGAATGTCATTCCAAAGGTTGCCGTGGCCAATCACAAGTTTGCTCAGGGGTGTGGTCTAGGAGCCGTCTTGAATAGGGATAAAATAAAAAAGGCCATAGGGTCTAG ACTCCACGAAACTTCAGAGCATGCCTGCGTATCGAAAGGCTTCCACTTTGCAGTGACAAAGATGAACCCCGATAAGGTCATGAAACAGATCACCGAGCTCCATCTTCACAAGGTCGTGCGTAGTACCAAAGCTGTACCTGTTGGCGTACCAGCGAGGGGTGGACGGTGGACATATCATGCAGAGCTCGAGGCCAGTATGGATGGGGAGAGTGAGGCTGGGGAGGTCAAGCCGCATGTTGATATCACACATCCAGTGACTGCTG GTGTCCCAGCAGGTGGTGCTCATTGGATCAACCCGGAAGCTGGCGGTGGTTATGATATGACCAACGGAGACCAGGATCAGATGCAGTGGCCTTGTCTCATTTGTAACCTGGGATCACAGTTTATCTATACATTG GTTGATGCTGATGGTATCGGCACGATTGTTCACCGCTCGGAACGCGGAGGCCTCTACTTCCACTCTCTCGGTCGCCTACTCACAAAAGCGTCGTCGTTCAAGGAACTGAAAGCCATCGCTGCGACCGGCCGTATCTCAAAAGCTAGTAGATGCCTCGAAGACCTTCCAGATGAGTGCCATAGTCATTTCGACCTCCAGGCTGTCGAAGAAATTCAGAAGCTTGTCAACTGTGCTATCCTGACTGATCCGTTCTCAAAGGTTGTCACTGATG GCGTGACCGATGTGAGCAAAGAGGACATGGCGCGTACCCTCCACGCGACCCTCTGCAACGAAGTCCTGAGCTTTACCAATATCCTCTCCCAGCTCCATGGGGTCTCCACTCTCTACTTCACCGGCAACTTCATCCGGGACAACAAAGAGTTAAAGCACCACATCCAGATGGCGCCAGTCATGGATAAGGTG CTGCAGAACCCGATGACGCCTAAGGCAGTCTTCATGAGGCATTGTGGATACCTGGGAGCGATAGGAGCCCTCATCCTCGGGGTCGAGAAAGTCCAACACGGCTGGTAG